The proteins below are encoded in one region of Bacteroidota bacterium:
- the gyrB gene encoding DNA topoisomerase (ATP-hydrolyzing) subunit B gives MSKVEDENALEQDKTVQNTSDYSADSIQVLEGLEAVRKRPAMYIGDISIKGLHHLIYEVVDNSIDEALGGYCKNIEVTINEDGSVTVQDDGRGIPTGFHEKEQKSALEVVLTVLHAGGKFDKGSYKVSGGLHGVGVSCVNALSTHLKAEIHLDGKIFVQEYEKGKPLYDVKVTGETEDHGTIITFKPDNSIFTTTDFQFEIIESRLRELAYLNKGIHLTLTDKREQEEGNGNGNNSAVTNDVTVNGNATVQDGKYRSEVFYSEEGLKEFVEFLDANREKLTEKIIYIDTEKAGIPVEVALQYNNSYTENVHSYVNDINTIEGGSHLAGFRRGLTRTLKAYAEKSGLLSKVKIEINGDDFREGLTAVVSVKVQEPQFEGQTKTRLGNTEVMGAVDQAVSAYLTDYLEENPKDAHSIVQKVVLAATARQAARKAREMVQRKTVLSGSGLPGKLADCSDKDPVNTEIFLVEGDSAGGTAKQGRNRQFQAILPLRGKILNVEKAMPHRVFESEEIKNMFTALGVSIGTEEDSKAINLEKIRYHKVIIMTDADVDGSHIDTLILTFFFRYMEDMIKNGHVYIATPPLYLIKKGKNERYCWTEEERIAIIQELGQGKEAGLTVQRYKGLGEMSAEQLWETTMNPEKRTLRQVTIDSAAEADRIFSMLMGDEVPPRKEFIEKHAKYANIDA, from the coding sequence ATGAGTAAGGTAGAAGACGAAAATGCACTAGAACAGGACAAGACGGTACAAAATACTTCGGATTATTCGGCCGACAGTATTCAGGTTCTTGAAGGTTTGGAAGCAGTGCGTAAGCGCCCTGCCATGTATATTGGCGATATCAGTATCAAAGGTCTCCACCATCTGATTTATGAAGTAGTGGACAACTCCATTGACGAAGCTTTAGGCGGTTATTGCAAAAATATTGAAGTAACAATCAATGAAGACGGGTCGGTTACCGTTCAGGATGATGGTCGGGGAATACCGACCGGATTTCACGAAAAAGAACAAAAATCGGCTCTGGAGGTGGTACTTACCGTTTTACATGCAGGTGGCAAATTCGATAAAGGTTCATACAAAGTTTCAGGAGGATTACACGGTGTAGGTGTTTCCTGCGTAAATGCACTTTCAACCCATCTTAAGGCCGAAATTCACCTCGATGGTAAAATATTCGTACAGGAATATGAAAAAGGAAAACCCTTATACGATGTCAAAGTAACCGGAGAAACGGAGGACCACGGAACCATCATCACCTTTAAGCCGGATAATTCAATTTTTACTACAACCGACTTCCAATTCGAAATTATTGAATCACGACTCAGGGAATTAGCCTATCTGAATAAGGGAATTCATCTGACTCTTACCGATAAACGGGAACAGGAAGAGGGTAATGGGAACGGGAACAACAGTGCGGTCACCAATGATGTAACGGTCAATGGCAATGCCACTGTTCAGGATGGAAAATACCGTTCCGAAGTATTTTATTCGGAGGAAGGCTTAAAAGAATTTGTGGAATTTCTGGATGCCAACCGTGAAAAGCTTACTGAAAAGATAATTTATATTGATACGGAAAAGGCAGGCATACCCGTTGAAGTAGCCCTTCAATACAACAATTCATACACGGAAAACGTCCATTCTTATGTCAATGACATCAATACAATTGAAGGGGGATCTCATCTGGCAGGTTTCCGCCGGGGATTGACAAGGACCCTTAAGGCTTACGCCGAAAAATCAGGCCTGCTTTCAAAAGTGAAAATTGAAATCAATGGCGATGATTTCCGTGAAGGATTAACTGCAGTGGTTTCGGTAAAGGTACAAGAGCCCCAGTTCGAAGGCCAGACTAAGACCCGGCTTGGGAACACAGAAGTGATGGGCGCTGTAGACCAGGCCGTAAGTGCATATCTGACCGATTATCTCGAAGAAAATCCCAAGGATGCCCATTCCATTGTACAAAAAGTTGTCCTGGCTGCTACTGCAAGGCAGGCCGCCCGTAAAGCCAGAGAAATGGTACAGCGCAAAACGGTACTTTCAGGCTCCGGATTACCCGGAAAACTGGCCGACTGCTCCGATAAAGATCCCGTAAATACAGAGATATTCCTTGTCGAGGGAGATTCTGCAGGTGGAACAGCCAAACAGGGCCGAAACAGACAATTCCAGGCTATTCTTCCTTTACGGGGTAAAATTTTAAACGTGGAAAAAGCTATGCCTCACCGGGTTTTTGAAAGTGAGGAAATAAAAAATATGTTCACCGCATTGGGCGTTTCTATTGGTACTGAAGAAGACAGCAAGGCCATCAACCTGGAAAAAATCCGTTATCATAAGGTAATCATCATGACCGATGCCGATGTGGACGGCAGCCACATTGATACGCTCATTCTGACCTTCTTTTTCCGCTATATGGAAGATATGATCAAAAACGGACATGTTTACATTGCAACACCTCCTTTATACCTGATCAAAAAAGGGAAAAACGAGAGATATTGCTGGACTGAAGAAGAACGTATAGCCATTATCCAGGAACTCGGACAGGGTAAGGAAGCCGGATTAACCGTTCAACGTTACAAAGGTTTGGGTGAAATGAGTGCCGAACAGCTGTGGGAAACCACCATGAATCCTGAAAAACGTACTCTCCGTCAGGTGACTATCGATAGTGCTGCTGAAGCTGATCGTATTTTCTCCATGCTCATGGGCGATGAAGTACCTCCCAGAAAGGAATTCATTGAAAAACATG